In Fictibacillus halophilus, a single genomic region encodes these proteins:
- the putP gene encoding sodium/proline symporter PutP — protein sequence MQTGVIISLVIYMAGMLYIGYWAYKKTSDLSDYMLGGRGLGPAVTALSAGASDMSGWMMMGIPGAMFTDGISSIWISVGLTIGAFLNYILVAPRLRTYTEVADDSITIPDYLENRFNDTKKILRIVSALVIIIFFTLYCSAGLVSGGKLFDSAFGLDYTTGMLLTGAVVVAYTLFGGFLAVSWTDFVQGCIMFIALILVPIVAFTDIGDTQTVIDTVRGVDPSLLQVTKGLTTLSLLSFLAWGLGYFGQPHIIVRFMAITSVKDIKTARRIGMSWMIISLIGASLTGLIGVAWFAREGRELADPETVFIEFANLLFHPLITGFLLAAILAAIMSTISSQLLVTSSSITEDFYKQFIKKDASQKQLVFISRMSVLVIAVIAILLSLNPSDTILSLVGYAWAGFGSAFGPLILLSLFWKKMTKWGALAGIIVGAVTVLTWVQFPDLKEQVYEMIPGFFLSLIAIIIVSLITKDPSKKVQNQFDNMEETLEELK from the coding sequence ATGCAAACAGGAGTTATTATTTCATTAGTTATTTACATGGCCGGTATGCTATATATCGGATACTGGGCTTACAAAAAAACATCTGATCTAAGTGACTACATGTTAGGTGGCAGAGGGTTAGGCCCTGCAGTTACTGCATTGTCTGCCGGTGCCTCTGATATGAGTGGTTGGATGATGATGGGTATACCCGGTGCGATGTTTACTGACGGAATCAGTAGTATTTGGATTTCAGTGGGGTTAACGATTGGTGCCTTTCTGAACTATATTCTAGTGGCACCTCGACTTCGTACTTATACGGAAGTCGCAGATGATTCCATTACGATTCCTGACTACTTAGAGAACCGTTTTAACGATACAAAGAAAATTTTGCGTATCGTTTCAGCACTCGTAATCATTATTTTCTTCACTTTGTATTGTTCTGCTGGTCTTGTATCAGGTGGTAAGCTATTTGATAGCGCCTTTGGATTGGACTATACAACAGGAATGCTTTTAACAGGTGCAGTCGTAGTAGCATATACGCTATTCGGTGGATTCCTTGCTGTGAGCTGGACAGACTTTGTTCAGGGTTGTATCATGTTTATCGCACTGATTTTAGTACCCATTGTGGCTTTTACAGATATTGGTGATACACAAACAGTCATTGATACCGTTCGCGGTGTTGATCCGTCACTGCTTCAAGTAACAAAAGGACTTACTACGTTAAGTTTGTTATCTTTCTTAGCTTGGGGGCTTGGCTATTTCGGTCAACCACATATTATCGTTCGATTTATGGCGATTACATCTGTTAAGGACATTAAAACAGCTAGAAGAATCGGTATGAGCTGGATGATTATTTCTCTAATTGGTGCATCACTTACAGGTCTGATCGGTGTTGCTTGGTTTGCTAGAGAAGGTCGAGAGCTCGCTGACCCGGAAACTGTATTCATCGAATTTGCGAATCTTCTGTTCCACCCGCTTATTACAGGTTTCTTACTAGCAGCAATACTTGCGGCGATCATGAGTACCATCTCATCTCAGCTGCTCGTAACTTCATCTTCTATTACAGAAGACTTTTATAAGCAATTTATTAAAAAAGATGCTTCACAAAAACAACTTGTTTTTATTAGCAGAATGTCAGTATTAGTTATTGCCGTTATCGCCATTTTACTATCATTGAATCCTAGTGACACCATTCTTAGCCTTGTAGGTTACGCATGGGCAGGATTTGGTTCGGCATTCGGACCACTTATTCTGTTAAGTCTATTCTGGAAGAAGATGACGAAATGGGGAGCTTTAGCTGGTATCATCGTTGGTGCCGTTACCGTTCTTACATGGGTTCAGTTCCCAGATTTAAAAGAACAAGTGTATGAGATGATTCCTGGATTCTTCTTAAGCTTAATCGCAATTATTATTGTAAGCTTAATAACGAAGGATCCATCTAAAAAGGTTCAAAACCAATTTGATAACATGGAAGAAACTCTTGAAGAATTAAAATAA